A part of Magnetospirillum sp. ME-1 genomic DNA contains:
- a CDS encoding sensor histidine kinase: protein MRKAPRPSRLAGISPLGMWSISIGLVLILVGLMGFQVQASYRRTIDVARDNIADTARITEEQVRGSLRVVRLMLRAIAEAPRNDPNLLRRFMATRARVVPEIRQAFIVNAAGIVTISTLPQVEGRDTSQRPFFTGARDIPTGQDIYVSPPLPIGQDGNMVIMVSMPLGGADGQFDGIAVVSLELGYFQGLLKSVHTGEEGAGALLVTPEGDIIGRDPDPELYVGKNIAKGGAFAMHRQSGGTENTFVHVTVTDGKEKLSAVRTLREPALPHLVVIVGRPLDGVLAPWRSEALTIAAVIGALVVVIFGLTALAGRHLVALKASEERYRGLIETQNDLVVRFALDERLVFANEAFAVAHGQDLGTVIGQSWRNFVDEQDHAVTAQAINDVLQPPGFRATVENRMKMAGGGRWISWEGAAIRDMAGHIVEVQAVGRDITDWVENRDRQSALVRDLDKSNRELEQFAYVASHDLREPLRMITSYLGLIQRRYEAALDEDGRQFLDFARDGATRMDRMVLDMLEFSRVGRVRDPLTRVDLAEVIAIAARNLELPIQESGATLSVPQGLPAVTGSAGELIRLFQNLIGNAVKYRHPDRPPAVAVWVERHRDGWVCTVADNGIGIAPEYFDRIFDIFQRLHARSEYEGTGIGLALCRKIVEHHGGRIWVESEPGQGSRFRFTLAGGDEA, encoded by the coding sequence ATGAGGAAAGCTCCGCGACCATCGCGTCTCGCCGGAATCTCGCCCTTGGGAATGTGGAGCATATCCATCGGGCTGGTGCTGATCCTGGTCGGGCTGATGGGGTTCCAGGTCCAGGCCAGTTACCGCCGGACCATCGATGTGGCCCGCGACAACATCGCCGATACCGCCCGCATCACCGAAGAGCAGGTGCGTGGCAGCCTGCGCGTGGTCCGCCTGATGCTGCGCGCCATCGCCGAAGCCCCCCGCAACGACCCCAACCTGCTGCGGCGCTTCATGGCGACCCGTGCCAGGGTGGTCCCCGAGATCCGACAGGCCTTCATCGTCAACGCCGCCGGAATCGTCACGATCTCCACCCTGCCCCAGGTCGAGGGCCGCGACACCTCGCAGCGCCCATTCTTCACAGGGGCGCGCGATATCCCCACGGGGCAGGACATCTATGTGTCCCCCCCCCTGCCCATCGGACAGGACGGCAACATGGTGATCATGGTGTCCATGCCGCTCGGCGGGGCGGATGGGCAATTTGACGGAATTGCCGTCGTGTCGCTGGAACTGGGGTATTTTCAAGGTCTGCTGAAGTCCGTGCATACGGGCGAGGAGGGGGCCGGCGCGTTGCTGGTCACGCCCGAAGGCGACATCATCGGCCGCGACCCCGACCCCGAGCTCTATGTGGGCAAGAACATCGCCAAGGGCGGCGCCTTCGCCATGCACCGCCAGTCCGGCGGGACCGAAAACACCTTCGTCCACGTCACGGTCACCGACGGCAAGGAGAAGCTTTCCGCCGTCCGCACCCTGCGGGAACCGGCATTGCCCCATCTGGTGGTGATCGTCGGCCGCCCGCTCGACGGGGTCCTGGCCCCCTGGCGGAGCGAAGCGCTGACCATCGCGGCGGTGATCGGTGCGCTGGTCGTCGTCATTTTCGGCCTGACCGCCCTGGCCGGGCGACATCTGGTCGCGCTGAAGGCCAGCGAGGAACGTTACCGCGGCCTGATCGAAACTCAGAACGATCTGGTGGTCCGCTTCGCCCTGGACGAGCGCCTGGTGTTCGCCAACGAGGCCTTTGCCGTCGCCCACGGCCAGGACCTGGGGACCGTCATCGGCCAGTCCTGGCGGAATTTCGTCGACGAGCAGGACCACGCCGTCACCGCCCAGGCCATCAACGACGTCCTCCAGCCTCCCGGCTTCCGCGCCACGGTGGAGAACCGCATGAAGATGGCGGGCGGCGGGCGCTGGATATCCTGGGAGGGCGCCGCCATCCGCGACATGGCCGGCCATATCGTCGAAGTCCAGGCCGTGGGCCGCGACATCACCGATTGGGTCGAAAACCGCGACCGCCAGTCCGCCCTGGTCCGCGATCTGGACAAGTCCAACCGCGAATTGGAGCAGTTCGCCTACGTGGCATCCCACGACCTGCGTGAACCGCTGCGCATGATCACCAGCTATCTCGGCCTGATTCAGCGGCGCTACGAAGCCGCCCTGGACGAGGACGGACGCCAGTTCCTCGACTTCGCCCGCGACGGGGCCACCCGCATGGACCGCATGGTTCTCGACATGCTGGAATTTTCCCGCGTCGGCCGCGTCCGCGATCCCCTGACCCGCGTCGATCTGGCCGAGGTCATCGCCATCGCGGCGAGAAATCTGGAACTCCCCATCCAGGAGAGCGGCGCCACGCTGTCGGTTCCCCAAGGCCTGCCGGCCGTCACCGGATCGGCTGGCGAGTTGATCCGCCTGTTCCAGAACCTGATCGGCAACGCCGTGAAATACCGCCATCCCGACCGGCCTCCGGCGGTGGCGGTCTGGGTCGAGCGCCATAGGGATGGCTGGGTCTGTACCGTCGCCGACAACGGCATCGGCATCGCGCCGGAATATTTCGACCGGATCTTCGACATCTTCCAGCGCCTGCACGCCCGCAGCGAGTACGAGGGGACCGGCATCGGGCTGGCGCTCTGCCGCAAGATCGTCGAACACCACGGCGGACGCATCTGGGTGGAATCCGAGCCGGGCCAGGGCTCACGCTTCCGCTTCACCCTGGCCGGCGGGGATGAGGCCTGA
- a CDS encoding xanthine dehydrogenase, which yields MGSEVLIRGTGEIASAVAVYLAREGCRVALQSSRPPIAIRRRMAFSDAYFHGAVAFEGLQARRLETLQDIGDVWARNEIPLLAMEFPQAVAGRSWSVLVDARMNKQQVPEPQMGLAPLVVGMGPGCTVGGNVDVAVETSWDRLGQVVRSGSTLKLAGEPRAVLGQARSRFRYAPVSGILRAEAAIGQRVKAGEVVARVGDTMVVAPFDGIVRGLTHDGVPVETGNKIAEIDPRPGEVKLSGIDERPRRIAEAVAGIVSGLIPAGQGEAEA from the coding sequence GTGGGCAGTGAGGTCCTGATCAGAGGCACCGGCGAGATCGCTTCGGCGGTCGCGGTGTATCTGGCGCGGGAAGGATGCCGGGTGGCGCTGCAATCGTCCCGGCCGCCCATCGCCATCCGTCGGCGCATGGCCTTCTCGGACGCATATTTTCATGGCGCCGTGGCGTTCGAGGGCCTTCAGGCCCGCCGTCTCGAGACCCTGCAAGACATCGGCGACGTCTGGGCCAGGAACGAGATTCCCCTTCTCGCCATGGAGTTTCCGCAGGCCGTGGCGGGGCGCTCCTGGTCTGTGCTGGTGGATGCCCGCATGAACAAGCAGCAGGTCCCCGAACCTCAAATGGGCCTGGCGCCGCTGGTGGTGGGCATGGGGCCGGGCTGCACCGTCGGCGGCAACGTGGACGTGGCGGTGGAGACCTCGTGGGATCGGTTGGGCCAGGTGGTGCGCAGCGGCAGCACCCTGAAACTGGCCGGCGAGCCCAGGGCCGTGCTGGGGCAGGCCCGCTCGCGCTTCCGCTACGCGCCCGTCTCCGGCATCCTGCGGGCCGAGGCGGCCATCGGCCAGCGGGTCAAGGCGGGCGAGGTGGTGGCCAGGGTCGGCGACACCATGGTGGTGGCGCCCTTCGACGGCATCGTGCGGGGGCTGACCCACGACGGGGTGCCGGTGGAGACCGGCAACAAGATCGCCGAGATCGACCCCCGTCCGGGCGAGGTCAAGCTGTCGGGAATCGACGAGCGGCCGCGGCGCATCGCCGAGGCGGTGGCGGGCATCGTCTCAGGCCTCATCCCCGCCGGCCAGGGTGAAGCGGAAGCGTGA
- a CDS encoding TetR/AcrR family transcriptional regulator, translating to MARTIGSHGPRTMEAIRKAGLKLIYEHGFEAMSLRQLAAEVGIQVGSLYNHISTKEDLLYDLIRAHMDELFLQFDAAMAAVEGRGAEERLRAFVAFHVTYHIVRKREVFIGASELRSLEPNHYEEIVTLRRRYERRLIDILDQGEAAGLFSCGDAHVAAYGILSMLTGVCTWFRPHGRLSKEQVIAIYSDQVLGGLMGRRGQ from the coding sequence ATGGCCCGCACCATCGGTTCCCACGGCCCCCGCACCATGGAGGCCATCCGCAAGGCGGGCCTGAAGCTGATCTACGAGCATGGCTTCGAAGCCATGAGCCTGCGCCAGCTGGCCGCCGAGGTGGGCATCCAGGTCGGCTCGCTGTACAATCACATCAGCACCAAGGAAGACCTGCTCTACGACCTGATCCGCGCCCATATGGACGAGCTGTTCCTGCAGTTCGACGCCGCCATGGCGGCGGTGGAGGGGCGAGGCGCGGAGGAGCGGCTGCGGGCCTTCGTGGCCTTTCACGTCACCTATCACATCGTGCGCAAGCGCGAGGTGTTCATCGGCGCGTCGGAACTGCGCTCGCTCGAGCCCAATCACTACGAAGAGATCGTCACCCTGCGCCGGCGCTACGAGCGCCGCCTGATCGATATCCTCGATCAGGGCGAGGCGGCCGGGCTGTTTTCCTGCGGCGACGCCCATGTGGCCGCCTATGGCATCCTCAGCATGCTGACCGGCGTCTGCACCTGGTTCCGCCCCCATGGCCGCCTCAGCAAGGAGCAGGTCATCGCCATCTATTCCGATCAGGTGCTGGGCGGCTTGATGGGTCGCCGTGGGCAGTGA
- a CDS encoding response regulator transcription factor produces the protein MIKVMVVEDDPDLCGSICRYLSLVGMNVQRAGSGTEMDALLPDFAPDLLVLDVNLPGEDGFSIAARLRSASKVGIIMLTARGQLDDRVLGLTAGADAYLVKPVQFRELEAVIHSLTRRLNEPVAEEKREGREEGSQTWGFDAASWSLITPSGQRVPLTNAEYRVLQTLTQEPGASVARDDIAAALGKSIGGYDDRSIDAVMARLRRKVNSATGENLPVRAVRSVGYVFAAPVEARARQAS, from the coding sequence ATGATCAAGGTTATGGTCGTTGAGGACGATCCTGATCTGTGCGGATCCATCTGCCGTTATCTGTCCCTGGTGGGCATGAATGTCCAGCGCGCCGGGTCGGGAACGGAAATGGATGCCCTTCTGCCGGATTTCGCGCCGGACCTGCTGGTGCTGGACGTCAACCTTCCGGGCGAGGACGGCTTTTCCATCGCCGCCCGGTTGCGTTCGGCCAGCAAGGTGGGGATCATCATGCTGACCGCCCGCGGGCAACTGGACGACCGGGTCCTGGGCCTGACCGCCGGCGCCGACGCCTATCTGGTCAAGCCGGTGCAGTTCCGGGAGCTGGAGGCGGTGATCCACAGCCTGACGCGGCGCCTGAACGAGCCTGTGGCCGAGGAAAAGCGCGAAGGCCGCGAAGAAGGAAGCCAGACCTGGGGCTTCGATGCCGCCAGCTGGTCGCTGATCACGCCGTCGGGCCAGCGGGTGCCGCTCACCAACGCCGAGTACCGGGTGCTGCAGACCCTGACCCAGGAGCCGGGGGCTTCGGTGGCGCGTGACGACATCGCCGCCGCGCTGGGCAAGAGCATCGGCGGCTACGACGACCGCAGCATCGATGCGGTGATGGCGAGGCTGCGGCGCAAGGTCAACTCGGCCACCGGCGAGAATCTGCCGGTGCGCGCCGTCCGTTCGGTGGGCTATGTCTTCGCCGCACCGGTCGAGGCTCGCGCCCGTCAAGCCTCTTAG
- a CDS encoding sensor histidine kinase, whose product MAVFAGGRAFAGVTLLGETSVTPLAGHWSALRDPTAALDIDDVTKSEAAIWFTPLSGDLAAGYDGAAWWLRTEIRRGAGVPSHWLLEIEPPYLDEVSLFIEDAGGGLRTFAVGDRVRFDARPVPYRTFVFPVRLDDDLPHRVYLRIKSSSTVNVTGRILSPDGFALSTAHRDLAHGLAHGATIVIILFALVQFAVGRDRLHLTFLAYAVPLELMYLAIGGFASQMILPSFPLVADQLLGISTCLAIGGGIVFAAQVLDFRRHFPRMERIYTWAGRGGQWAALSVPLGFYWLAAPVVQSVVLLSFFITTFLAMKRALAGDNVARWYMVAFLLPIMVNMTVVARVLGLVATPFEMDMAAHFAAGTHMLLIGCGLVWHNAGIEAERRRTGQQQLEAAYQIERALEERVGLRTRELAESNATLAREIAERRAAENRVTDRERQVRAILEAAPFPMVVTGFPDGKIIYLNGPAAELINVPADQAVGLMSTEFYAEPAERAAIIAQIHQTGAVLGHEMRLRRMPRMQRWVLLSVVRFDYGGQDCALTCLNDITTRKQLEEALRLTGRRAEAALEAERQAMREQRNFLAMISHEFRVPLAIIEAASQLLNIYLRANGEAEEEVAKIRRAVRRMSELIDVCLADDRIDSSAMQLHADRVDVVRMLADICDDKRPFAGERDLVLHMSKRADVMADSTLLRIAFSNLIDNALKFSPSHSPVTIEVFAEEDAVRVRIADQGPGIAVEEQARIFEKFYRSTKSDRVRGAGLGLYIVKRIMDLHGAAISVDSERGRGAVFEIWLFRNAALPPNSVIPKR is encoded by the coding sequence ATGGCTGTGTTCGCCGGAGGGCGGGCTTTCGCCGGTGTGACGCTTCTTGGCGAGACCAGCGTGACGCCGTTGGCCGGCCACTGGTCGGCGCTGCGCGACCCGACCGCCGCGCTCGACATCGACGATGTGACCAAATCCGAGGCGGCCATCTGGTTCACGCCGCTTTCTGGCGATCTCGCGGCGGGCTATGACGGCGCCGCCTGGTGGCTGCGGACCGAAATCCGGCGCGGCGCCGGCGTCCCCTCCCACTGGCTGCTGGAGATCGAGCCCCCTTATCTGGACGAGGTCAGCCTGTTCATCGAGGATGCGGGGGGGGGCTTACGCACCTTTGCCGTCGGCGACCGCGTCCGCTTCGACGCCAGGCCCGTACCCTATCGCACCTTCGTCTTTCCGGTCCGCCTGGACGACGATCTGCCGCACCGGGTCTACCTGCGGATCAAATCCAGCAGCACCGTCAACGTCACGGGGCGCATTCTGTCGCCCGACGGCTTCGCCCTCAGCACCGCCCATCGGGATCTGGCGCACGGCCTGGCCCATGGCGCGACGATCGTCATCATTCTGTTCGCGCTGGTGCAGTTCGCTGTCGGGCGGGACCGGCTGCATCTCACATTTCTTGCCTATGCGGTTCCGCTGGAGCTCATGTATCTGGCCATCGGCGGCTTCGCGTCCCAGATGATCCTTCCCTCCTTTCCCCTGGTGGCCGACCAATTGCTGGGGATTTCCACCTGCCTGGCCATCGGCGGCGGCATCGTTTTCGCGGCGCAGGTTCTGGACTTCAGGCGGCACTTTCCCCGGATGGAGCGGATCTACACCTGGGCGGGCCGAGGCGGTCAGTGGGCGGCGTTGTCGGTGCCGCTGGGCTTCTACTGGCTGGCGGCGCCGGTGGTTCAGTCGGTGGTCCTGCTGTCGTTCTTCATCACCACCTTTCTCGCCATGAAGCGGGCCCTGGCCGGCGACAATGTGGCCAGATGGTACATGGTGGCCTTCCTGCTTCCCATCATGGTCAACATGACGGTGGTGGCCCGTGTCCTCGGCCTCGTCGCCACGCCCTTCGAGATGGATATGGCCGCTCATTTCGCGGCCGGCACCCACATGCTGCTCATCGGCTGCGGGCTGGTGTGGCACAACGCGGGCATCGAGGCCGAACGCCGCCGCACCGGACAGCAGCAATTGGAGGCGGCCTATCAGATCGAACGGGCCTTGGAGGAGCGGGTCGGCCTGCGCACCCGGGAACTGGCCGAGTCGAACGCCACCCTTGCCCGGGAAATCGCCGAGCGTCGCGCCGCCGAGAACCGAGTCACCGATCGCGAGCGCCAAGTGCGCGCCATTCTCGAGGCCGCCCCCTTCCCCATGGTGGTCACGGGCTTTCCCGATGGAAAGATCATCTACCTGAACGGACCGGCCGCCGAGCTGATCAATGTTCCGGCCGATCAGGCGGTCGGGCTGATGAGCACCGAATTCTACGCCGAGCCGGCCGAACGGGCGGCAATCATCGCCCAGATCCATCAGACCGGCGCCGTCCTTGGCCATGAAATGCGCCTGCGGCGGATGCCGCGCATGCAGCGCTGGGTCCTGCTGTCGGTGGTGCGTTTCGATTACGGCGGCCAGGATTGCGCTCTGACCTGCCTCAACGACATCACCACCCGCAAGCAGCTGGAGGAAGCCCTGAGGCTGACCGGGCGCCGCGCCGAGGCGGCGCTGGAGGCGGAGCGCCAGGCCATGCGCGAGCAGCGCAATTTCCTGGCCATGATCTCCCACGAATTCAGGGTTCCGCTGGCCATCATCGAGGCTGCCTCGCAATTGCTGAACATCTATCTGCGCGCCAACGGGGAAGCGGAAGAGGAAGTGGCGAAGATCCGCCGGGCCGTGCGGCGCATGTCGGAACTCATCGACGTTTGTCTGGCCGACGACCGGATCGACTCGTCGGCCATGCAGCTGCACGCCGATCGGGTCGATGTGGTTCGCATGTTGGCCGATATCTGCGACGACAAGCGGCCCTTCGCCGGTGAGCGCGATCTTGTCCTGCATATGTCGAAGCGGGCGGATGTGATGGCCGATTCAACTTTATTGCGGATCGCGTTTTCCAATCTGATCGATAATGCGTTAAAGTTCTCGCCCAGCCACTCCCCGGTGACCATCGAGGTTTTCGCCGAGGAGGACGCGGTCCGGGTTCGGATCGCCGACCAGGGGCCGGGGATCGCCGTCGAGGAGCAGGCGAGGATATTCGAGAAGTTCTACCGCTCCACCAAGTCCGACCGCGTGCGCGGCGCAGGCCTTGGGCTATATATCGTCAAGCGGATCATGGACCTGCACGGGGCCGCCATATCCGTGGACAGTGAGCGGGGACGGGGAGCCGTCTTCGAGATATGGTTGTTTCGGAATGCGGCTCTGCCGCCAAATAGTGTAATACCAAAGCGCTAG